TCATCTATCCACGTTTACTGCACACAAAAAATGTTAATGACAAGCGAAAAGATCAACCTACGGGAAGAGCGTAACTTCGGCGAGAAGCTGAATGCCACCTTCCGTTTTATCCGCCAGAATTTTAAACCGCTGTTACGGGCCCTGCTGCTGTATGCACTGCCGGTAGCGCTGCTGGCTGGCATTTTCTCTGGCTTGCACCAGGCCCGTCTGTTTCGCAGTTTATCGGGTGGCGATGTGTATGAAACGGTGGGTGAATATGGAGTAGCACAGCAATTAACATCCGTTAACTACCTGCTTACCCTGTTCTTCTCTATGGTGAGCGTGCTGATGGTATACCTGGTGGTGTATTCCTACATGGTCGCATACCAGGATACGGAGGATGAGGTACAGCCATCGGCGGTGTGGGAACACATCAAAGCCAACGCCCTGAAAGTAATCTACAGCGGCATCGCGCTGGGTGTGGTAATTATTCTTAGCGTTTTCCTGCTTGGTTTTGGCATTTACCTGGGCGTGGTGCTCTGCCTTTTTGTGGTGGTGATGGTGCGCGAGGAACTGGGACTGATTGATACCATTGAGCGCTGCTTTTACCTGATCAAGCGCAACTGGTGGGCCACGTTTGGGTTGATCTTCATTGTAAGTATGATTCAGGGCATGATCAGTTGGCTGGCTGCCTTGCCTTTGGGTGCTGTAATGGTGATGAAAATGCTGCAGGTACCGGGCATGGAAAGCGAATTCCTGCTGATCGCCTCCAACACACTGACCACACTGCTGACCACCCTCACCTACTGCATATCTGCCGTGGCTGTAGGATTCCAGTATTACAACCTGGTGGAGCAGAAGGACGGTATCGGTCTGTTGGAGAAAGCTGAGATGATCGGCCGCCACGATGCGAACAATAGCGCGAATGAGGGCGATTTTTAGGCATACCTATACTTTTATACTTATCTGCCTGCTGCTATGCACGGGCACGGCAACGCGTGCCCATGCCACCGATAGCATTCCGGCCGCCACAGCGCCCGTGCAGGTGCGAAGCTTCGACGATGACAAGCTGGAAGAGATGCGCGCTTCCGAGGACTTTCAGTATTACGAGGAGGTAAAAACGGGGGAGACATTCCTGGAGCGCCTCTGGTACCGCATCATCAATTGGCTGCGGGAGGTGTTTTACAAGGGCCGGGCAAGTGGCGCTTGGGAGTATCTTATCTATGCGCTCATAACCGCAGCCATTGTTTACATCGTTATTAAAATGCAGGATGTGGATGTGAGCGGCCTGTTCGGGAAAAAGGCGCCCGTCACTGACGTGCCCTTCGAAGTGCTGGAGGAGAACATCCATGAACTGAACCTGCAAGCGCTGCTGGAGGAGGCGGTGACGCAGCGC
Above is a window of Pontibacter akesuensis DNA encoding:
- a CDS encoding DUF4129 domain-containing protein is translated as MRAIFRHTYTFILICLLLCTGTATRAHATDSIPAATAPVQVRSFDDDKLEEMRASEDFQYYEEVKTGETFLERLWYRIINWLREVFYKGRASGAWEYLIYALITAAIVYIVIKMQDVDVSGLFGKKAPVTDVPFEVLEENIHELNLQALLEEAVTQRDFRKAIRLHYLQSLKLLTDRGLIDWSPSKTNRSYISEINQTDIRREFELLTSMFEYVWYGGAALGDELFSAARAEFEQFNQHLKERV